Genomic DNA from Telopea speciosissima isolate NSW1024214 ecotype Mountain lineage chromosome 2, Tspe_v1, whole genome shotgun sequence:
CCCAGCAGTCTAGCCAGGAACTCTTCGAATTCATGCATCACGAATCCATTGGAAGTGCCAAAGCCAAAGCCAATGTGAAACCTATGAACCGGAACTGGGATTTGCATGTCAATGCCATGGCCAAAGTACGATCTCGTGGGGCTATCAGAGAGGTGCAGGATGCAAGACCGGGGGTTCTTGTGAGCACGATCTTCCAGTATCTTAATGCCTTTCTTAAGGCCTTCAGCTGGGTCAGCTTCCCCCATGTAGAAGAGGCGATCGATGACTTGCAGGGCTGCCCGTTTACCATGGGATGTCATACGTCGCAAAGGGAATGCACGAGTTGCGGCAGACGAGTAGGTAACGATGGCTAGACGGTCTACGGAGCGAAGCGAGAAGACCACTAATGCCATTGATTGCTTGAGGAGCCTCAAGTGTGGCCCATTGGGGCTGGCAACAAGGACGAGGTCTGTCGCTTGGTGATGTGCCAATGTTACAGAGAGATAAGCTCTGTTTCTCAGCGGTGGCACAGCTGGTGTTGACACTTGATGGTAAGGAGGTGTTGGCGGAGGAGGAGTAAAGGGAATTGGCATTAAAATGAGGTGGAGGCGTGGGTGGGTTGTGGTGAAGTCAGGCTCCACAGGGTCGTCGTCATCGTAGCGGGCGGAGCGAAGGGAGTAGCGTCTGTGGACTCGGAAGGTGGCGATTGAGTCGTCGAGGATACGGAGGACGGGATCCGATTGGGTAGTGGTGCAAGGGAGAAGAGGTGGGTTGAGGTTG
This window encodes:
- the LOC122652048 gene encoding E3 ubiquitin-protein ligase WAV3-like isoform X1 translates to MVGASSFRKAATKIKFPCASFSRNQLPKDDAVLVVVNNNISSSSLAMKQENASEIVEETECSSVSKSLCAICLESLSYSTTVGSPGQAIFTAQCSHAFHFSCISSNVRHGSVTCPICRAHWTQLPRNLNPPLLPCTTTQSDPVLRILDDSIATFRVHRRYSLRSARYDDDDPVEPDFTTTHPRLHLILMPIPFTPPPPTPPYHQVSTPAVPPLRNRAYLSVTLAHHQATDLVLVASPNGPHLRLLKQSMALVVFSLRSVDRLAIVTYSSAATRAFPLRRMTSHGKRAALQVIDRLFYMGEADPAEGLKKGIKILEDRAHKNPRSCILHLSDSPTRSYFGHGIDMQIPVPVHRFHIGFGFGTSNGFVMHEFEEFLARLLGGVIRETQLRIGENGGVVRLGELRGGEERRIPLDLGDCEFIRVGYSYMEGGVDECIRCGEVVVGVEDKRESSHGGGRDVSIGGRTSVEGWDYHDPYMARRWAKHLHGYRL
- the LOC122652048 gene encoding E3 ubiquitin-protein ligase WAV3-like isoform X2, with amino-acid sequence MVGASSFRKAATKIKFPCASFSRNQLPKDDAVLVVVNNNENASEIVEETECSSVSKSLCAICLESLSYSTTVGSPGQAIFTAQCSHAFHFSCISSNVRHGSVTCPICRAHWTQLPRNLNPPLLPCTTTQSDPVLRILDDSIATFRVHRRYSLRSARYDDDDPVEPDFTTTHPRLHLILMPIPFTPPPPTPPYHQVSTPAVPPLRNRAYLSVTLAHHQATDLVLVASPNGPHLRLLKQSMALVVFSLRSVDRLAIVTYSSAATRAFPLRRMTSHGKRAALQVIDRLFYMGEADPAEGLKKGIKILEDRAHKNPRSCILHLSDSPTRSYFGHGIDMQIPVPVHRFHIGFGFGTSNGFVMHEFEEFLARLLGGVIRETQLRIGENGGVVRLGELRGGEERRIPLDLGDCEFIRVGYSYMEGGVDECIRCGEVVVGVEDKRESSHGGGRDVSIGGRTSVEGWDYHDPYMARRWAKHLHGYRL